The Pseudanabaena sp. ABRG5-3 genome includes the window ATAGGACGAATCTCTACGGTGTTATCAGACTTGACGACATAAACGAACTGTCCTTTTTGACCTGTTTGAATTGCTGGCGTAGGAATAGAAATTGCGTTTACTTCGTCCGTCAATTTGAGAACCACATCAACACGCTGACCGGGGGCAATGCGATCGTCTAAATTGGCAAAGGTCGCCTTTAGCTGCACAGTTCCCGTAGTGACATCGACGACACTATCAATGAAAGTAAGTTCACCTTCAACGGGCTTTTTATCGTTAGTGACAAAGGCTTGTACCTTGAGCTTGCTGCGCTTTTGGAATTGCTTAACCTGCGCTAAGGATTTTTCTGGAACCGAAAAAGTCACATAAATCGGTTTGATTTGGCTAATGGTCACTAAAGGACTATCAGCATCAGCTTTAATGAGGTTACCTTGATTGACTTTAATACTGCTCACTCTTCCATCTACAGGAGAGTAAATTTCTGTATAGGAAAGCTGAACTCTAGCATTATCAATTAGCGCCTCACCTGCGGCGAGATTGGCTCTAGCCGCCTCAATATCAGCTCTGGTCGCTTCAGCCGCCGCTACAGTGGTATCGATCGCACTGCCAGATGCATTGACGGTTGCTTGAGAGACACTAGCATTGGTGCGAAACTGCTCGGCTTGGGTACGACTAATTGCACCTTCGGTATAGAGACTGTCATAGCTTTTACGCTGGAAATCGGCAAACTGTAGCTGGGCGGCATCACGCTCTTTGTTTGCCTTGGCTTGAGCGATTGTCGTCTCGGCACGAACTTGGTTAGCGATCGCCTGTTGCAATTGGGCTTGATTACGGGCTTGGGCGGCGATCGCCTGTTGCAATTGAGCTTCGAGGGGGCGGGGATCGATGCGAAATAGCAAATCGCCTTGCTTTACATCTTGTCCATCCTTAAAATTGACCTCAACTAACTGCCCACCAATGCGCGACTTGACCGCTACGGTGGAATAAGCCTCCACTACACCCGTACTGCGAATCTGCACAGGGAGAGTTTTTTGAACCACAGGTGCAACTACCACTGGCACAGGAGGGCGTTGATCTTTGCGAGATTCGGCTTGAGATTCACCACAGGCTGTCATCAAGCTAGGGATGGTGATCGATACCGATACTAAGATTAATGCTGATAAGAGAGGATGCCGCATAGTTTTCAAGCGATCATAATTATTGAGATTTACATAGCAGTCCTAAATCATTTGTAGATTTTGGGGTTTGTTAAAGAGTAAACCCTTGAATCGCTCTACAACAAACCATTTAGGATTGCTATATATGAATAAAAAGTTAGCTACAAATTTTTTATTCATATATTTTTAATATGGTTTTGTTGTATTGTAATTGTTAACTTATCTAACTATTAGTAGTACTACATTACTACAGCTTCAGAGTCAAGATGAATTCATCACATAATTTTGTTTCTCCACAGCTTT containing:
- a CDS encoding efflux RND transporter periplasmic adaptor subunit, whose protein sequence is MRHPLLSALILVSVSITIPSLMTACGESQAESRKDQRPPVPVVVAPVVQKTLPVQIRSTGVVEAYSTVAVKSRIGGQLVEVNFKDGQDVKQGDLLFRIDPRPLEAQLQQAIAAQARNQAQLQQAIANQVRAETTIAQAKANKERDAAQLQFADFQRKSYDSLYTEGAISRTQAEQFRTNASVSQATVNASGSAIDTTVAAAEATRADIEAARANLAAGEALIDNARVQLSYTEIYSPVDGRVSSIKVNQGNLIKADADSPLVTISQIKPIYVTFSVPEKSLAQVKQFQKRSKLKVQAFVTNDKKPVEGELTFIDSVVDVTTGTVQLKATFANLDDRIAPGQRVDVVLKLTDEVNAISIPTPAIQTGQKGQFVYVVKSDNTVEIRPIKVVNTVGNDAAIASGLEVGEKVVIDGQFALSPNAKVEVKDPQNQGGEKKDKSEQGDKKEDKDKN